A stretch of Alkalicella caledoniensis DNA encodes these proteins:
- a CDS encoding YczE/YyaS/YitT family protein, producing MKRYLFYFIGLFISAVGITGVIVAELGTGAWDSVFVGLTNKVGLSPGSWNIITGGLLMLFNASLAKKKPEFLSFLTVFILGVFIDINLFLYSFIDIVTLPEKMLLFAISFVCMALGVGSYLQAKFPPTPIDSLMMVVHKRFNISMAFSRLICEITALTTGLFLAGPVSYGTVVIVLAIGPCIQYAYRKMDVLYNRPKKEAAVV from the coding sequence GTGAAACGTTATCTATTTTATTTTATTGGCTTATTTATCTCTGCAGTTGGTATTACTGGTGTTATTGTGGCGGAGTTAGGCACTGGTGCTTGGGACTCGGTATTTGTGGGCTTGACTAATAAGGTTGGCTTAAGCCCTGGATCATGGAATATAATTACTGGTGGCCTACTTATGTTGTTCAATGCTTCTTTAGCTAAAAAGAAGCCTGAATTTCTTTCTTTTTTAACTGTTTTCATCCTAGGTGTTTTTATCGATATCAACTTATTTCTGTATAGCTTTATTGATATTGTAACTTTACCTGAAAAAATGTTGTTGTTTGCAATTAGTTTTGTATGTATGGCATTGGGTGTAGGGTCTTATCTTCAGGCTAAGTTTCCACCTACTCCTATTGATAGTCTTATGATGGTTGTCCACAAAAGGTTTAATATTAGCATGGCTTTTTCTCGGCTAATATGTGAAATTACTGCCCTTACAACTGGGTTATTTTTAGCAGGTCCTGTTTCTTACGGAACTGTTGTTATAGTATTGGCAATTGGTCCTTGCATTCAGTACGCATATAGAAAGATGGATGTACTTTATAATAGGCCGAAGAAAGAGGCAGCTGTTGTTTAG
- a CDS encoding nucleotidyltransferase family protein, translating to MTSNFISIQAIEQKAVPILKKYPIHKAILFGSYAKGEAVNGSDIDLYIDTKGKLRGLDFVGLLEILVNTLGVEIDLIDKSHIDPDSLIMQEIEDKGVVIYEKSEDYS from the coding sequence ATGACTTCTAATTTTATTTCAATTCAAGCGATTGAACAAAAGGCAGTTCCTATATTAAAAAAATACCCAATCCATAAGGCAATATTATTTGGTTCATATGCAAAAGGTGAGGCTGTTAACGGTAGTGACATAGATTTATATATCGACACAAAGGGAAAATTAAGAGGCCTTGACTTTGTTGGATTGTTAGAAATCCTTGTTAATACTTTAGGAGTTGAAATAGACTTAATAGATAAATCGCATATTGATCCAGATTCTTTAATAATGCAAGAAATTGAAGATAAGGGTGTGGTAATATATGAAAAATCAGAAGATTATTCTTAA
- a CDS encoding HepT-like ribonuclease domain-containing protein: MRGLRNRIVHDYEGVNLNLIWEIIDMDIRVLRTQLMELSN, translated from the coding sequence ATGAGAGGTTTAAGAAATCGTATAGTTCATGATTATGAGGGTGTTAATTTGAACCTAATATGGGAAATTATTGATATGGACATAAGAGTATTGAGAACACAACTAATGGAGCTAAGCAATTAG